A window of the Pangasianodon hypophthalmus isolate fPanHyp1 chromosome 12, fPanHyp1.pri, whole genome shotgun sequence genome harbors these coding sequences:
- the ndufb8 gene encoding NADH dehydrogenase [ubiquinone] 1 beta subcomplex subunit 8, mitochondrial, producing MAALVGGRWSIGKNRGQIISKLISARAASGLSQDVLPGPYPRTAEERAAAAKKYNLRLEDYHPYPDDGHGLGDYPMLPDRSQHERDPWYQWDHPDLRRNWGEPIHYDFDMYIRNRVDTSPSPVDWSTMCKRFFGFFTFMMVMFGLGEVFPAYQPVAPKQYPYNNLYLEHGGDPEKQSEPVKHYEI from the exons ATGGCGGCGCTGGTAGGAGGTCGCTGGAGTATCGGCAAAAACAGAGGGCAAATCATTTCTAAATTAATTTCCGCAAGAGCAG CGTCTGGTCTCTCGCAGGATGTGCTCCCCGGACCGTATCCTCGCACTGCAGAAGAACGAGCTGCTGCTGCAAAGAAATACAACTTGAGACTGGAGGACTACCACCCGTACCCTGATGATGGACATGG CCTTGGCGATTACCCGATGCTGCCGGACCGCTCCCAGCATGAGCGAGACCCCTGGTACCAGTGGGACCATCCAGACCTGCGAAGGAACTGGGGGGAGCCG attcaCTATGACTTTGACATGTACATCAGGAACAGAGTGGACACGTCCCCCAGCCCTGTCGACTGGTCTACCATGTGCAAGCGCTTCTTTGGCTTCTTCACCTTCATGATGGTCATGTTTGGCCTGGGGGAGGTGTTCCCTGCCTACCAACCTGTA GCCCCAAAGCAGTATCCCTACAACAACCTTTATCTGGAACATGGTGGCGATCCAGAGAAGCAGTCAGAACCTGTTAAACATTATGAGATCTAA